From a region of the Tateyamaria omphalii genome:
- the modA gene encoding molybdate ABC transporter substrate-binding protein, whose product MKTPNWIKGLVLACAAAMAAPGAQAEPLRVFAAASLQGPLDAVAATWDGPVVISYGGSGAMARQISQGAPADAVILANADWSDWLLDRGIGTAPPRPLLSNGLVVVGPAGALPLPDVSADALLARLDGGRLAMGQHMSVPAGIYARAWLGEIGAWDTLQPHLAETENVRAALALVARGEVPLGIVYASDAVASSEVTVLFDVPTDAHPAILYPGLALTPEGAAFLDHVAAQIDRFVAAGFRAP is encoded by the coding sequence ATGAAAACCCCGAACTGGATCAAGGGCTTGGTGCTGGCCTGCGCCGCAGCGATGGCCGCGCCCGGCGCGCAGGCGGAGCCTTTGCGCGTCTTTGCCGCCGCGTCTTTGCAAGGGCCGCTGGACGCCGTGGCAGCAACTTGGGACGGCCCGGTCGTGATCAGCTATGGCGGCAGCGGCGCAATGGCGCGCCAGATCAGCCAGGGCGCACCCGCTGACGCGGTGATTCTGGCCAATGCAGACTGGTCTGATTGGCTGTTGGATCGCGGCATTGGGACGGCACCCCCGCGGCCCCTGTTGTCGAATGGATTGGTCGTTGTTGGCCCCGCAGGCGCGCTGCCCTTGCCCGATGTCAGCGCCGACGCATTGCTGGCGCGACTGGACGGCGGGCGCCTGGCCATGGGCCAGCATATGTCGGTGCCCGCGGGCATATACGCCCGCGCATGGCTGGGTGAGATCGGCGCGTGGGACACGCTGCAACCCCATCTGGCCGAGACCGAGAACGTGCGCGCGGCCCTCGCCCTCGTGGCGCGGGGCGAGGTGCCGCTGGGCATCGTCTATGCCTCTGACGCCGTCGCGAGTTCTGAGGTGACCGTCCTGTTTGATGTGCCGACGGATGCGCATCCCGCCATCCTGTATCCCGGCTTGGCTTTGACACCCGAGGGGGCCGCCTTTCTCGACCATGTCGCTGCACAGATCGACCGCTTTGTCGCCGCGGGGTTCCGCGCGCCATGA
- the modB gene encoding molybdate ABC transporter permease subunit, with protein sequence MMLDAAGWTALRLSLLVGVTATLLALPLAIWIAWLLARRDFWGKGVLNALVHLPLVLPPVVTGYLLLLSFGRNGPAGRFLEETFGLVLAFRWTGAALAAGVMGFPLMVRAIRLAIEAVDPRIEDAARTLGAPGWAVFGSITLPLILPGVLAGAVMGFAKAIGEFGATITFVANIPGETQTLPSAIYALLQVPGGEDAAIRLVIWACIIALGAVALSEWLARRVAARIAGA encoded by the coding sequence ATGATGCTGGACGCTGCCGGATGGACCGCCCTGCGCCTGTCGCTGCTGGTGGGCGTGACGGCGACCCTGCTGGCCCTGCCGCTGGCGATCTGGATCGCCTGGCTGCTGGCGCGCCGCGACTTCTGGGGCAAGGGTGTGCTGAACGCGCTCGTCCACCTGCCCCTTGTGTTGCCGCCCGTCGTCACCGGCTATCTGTTGCTGTTGTCCTTTGGCCGCAACGGCCCCGCCGGTCGCTTTCTGGAGGAAACGTTCGGCCTTGTCCTCGCCTTTCGCTGGACCGGTGCGGCGCTGGCGGCGGGCGTCATGGGCTTTCCCCTGATGGTCCGCGCCATTCGTCTGGCCATCGAGGCTGTGGACCCCAGGATCGAGGACGCCGCCCGCACCCTCGGCGCGCCCGGCTGGGCCGTCTTCGGCTCGATCACCCTGCCCCTCATCCTGCCCGGTGTGCTGGCAGGCGCCGTCATGGGCTTTGCCAAGGCCATCGGAGAGTTCGGCGCGACCATCACATTTGTCGCCAACATCCCCGGTGAGACGCAAACCCTGCCCTCGGCCATCTATGCGCTGTTGCAGGTGCCGGGAGGCGAGGACGCCGCCATTCGCCTGGTCATCTGGGCGTGCATCATCGCGCTGGGGGCCGTTGCCCTGTCGGAATGGTTGGCCCGCCGGGTTGCCGCAAGGATCGCGGGCGCATGA